A section of the Humulus lupulus chromosome 2, drHumLupu1.1, whole genome shotgun sequence genome encodes:
- the LOC133815469 gene encoding protein FAR1-RELATED SEQUENCE 5-like, with product MGDEGSWICKEFQPLRNHDKAALDELRFLRSNRSVSETLVAQVSSMNQVGIRTSHIISHLAMQSGGYERMPCQLRDVYNKVAHVKRKEKRCTDSDGALGYLDCLSKRDPNFFIQYQCDVENRLGNLFWADGYSRRDFVTFGEVIGFDTTYMTNKYNKPLTIILGVNHHFKTCIFGMALLNSEDEQTYFWLLDKFIECHNHVTPKVVVTDGDGAIKNAVLKYFPNATHWLCAWHLCTNALKISKDPRFLQGFQDVMYNYYTIEEFMQK from the coding sequence ATGGGCGATGAGGGTTCGTGGATTTGCAAGGAATTCCAACCTCTGCGCAACCATGACAAGGCAGCATTAGATGAGTTGCGATTTCTGAGATCAAACCGTTCCGTGTCAGAAACCCTAGTTGCTCAAGTGAGTTCAATGAACCAAGTTgggataagaacttcacacatcaTCTCCCACTTGGCAATGCAGTCTGGTGGGTACGAAAGGATGCCTTGCCAGCTACGAGACGTTTACAACAAGGTCGCCCATgtcaaaagaaaagagaaaagatgTACAGATTCAGATGGTGCTTTGGGATATTTGGATTGTCTGTCAAAGAGGGATCCAAATTTCTTCATTCAATATCAATGTGACGTGGAAAACAGATTGGGGAACCTATTCTGGGCGGACGGATATTCTCGACGGGATTTCGTCACATTCGGTGAGGTTATTGGATTTGACACAACATATATgacaaacaaatataataaaccCCTGACAATTATTTTGGGCGTCAATCATCATTTCAAGACCTGCATATTTGGAATGGCACTGCTTAACTCTGAGGATGAGCAAACTTACTTTTGGTTACTTGACAAATTTATTGAATGCCACAATCATGTAACACCAAAGGTTGTGGTGACAGATGGAGATGGAGCTATCAAAAATGCTGTCTTGAAGTACTTCCCAAATGCAACTCATTGGTTGTGTGCGTGGCACCTGTGTACCAACGCTTTAAAAATTTCAAAAGACCCCCGATTCTTACAAGGATTTCAAGATGTCATGTACAACTATTACACAATAGAGGAATTCATGCAAAAATAG